A single genomic interval of Mucilaginibacter boryungensis harbors:
- a CDS encoding acyl-CoA thioesterase, producing the protein MPENLADYKYSTPIPIRFSDIDAFGNVSNTIYLTYFEIARSNYWKEIIKWDMMKAGVILGKSEINYLKPLVLEDQVKCYVRTSRIGNSSFDVTYILVKITPNGEEICTTGKSLCVSYDYGAKKPVSIPKEERQRMIDYDEPGLITNTN; encoded by the coding sequence ATGCCTGAAAATTTAGCTGATTATAAATATAGCACCCCCATTCCCATCCGCTTCTCGGATATTGACGCGTTCGGAAATGTGAGTAATACCATCTATTTAACCTACTTTGAAATTGCCCGGTCTAACTATTGGAAGGAAATTATTAAATGGGACATGATGAAAGCCGGGGTTATTTTAGGGAAATCCGAGATCAATTACCTGAAACCACTGGTATTGGAAGACCAGGTTAAATGCTACGTGCGTACATCGCGGATTGGCAACAGTAGTTTTGATGTAACGTATATCCTGGTAAAAATAACACCCAATGGCGAGGAAATTTGCACCACTGGCAAAAGCTTGTGTGTAAGTTATGATTACGGCGCTAAAAAACCTGTAAGCATCCCCAAAGAAGAACGCCAGCGTATGATTGACTACGATGAACCGGGGCTTATAACTAACACGAATTAA
- the folB gene encoding dihydroneopterin aldolase: protein MIKVSLHGAEFFALHGFYPEEQLLGNKFILDIDVEFHTGADLTGDHIADTVNYEQLYIIAAEEMRHTRKLLEAVAQSIADRIRVDHPYVDRIKVELKKLNPPLPGRVAYSSVTVTNDK, encoded by the coding sequence ATGATAAAAGTTAGTTTACATGGCGCCGAGTTTTTTGCCCTGCATGGTTTTTACCCGGAAGAACAATTGTTGGGTAATAAATTTATATTAGATATTGACGTAGAATTCCATACAGGCGCTGACCTTACCGGCGACCATATTGCCGATACCGTTAACTATGAACAACTTTATATTATTGCTGCCGAAGAAATGCGCCATACCCGCAAACTGCTGGAAGCTGTAGCACAATCCATAGCTGATCGGATAAGGGTAGATCATCCTTATGTAGACAGGATAAAGGTTGAATTGAAAAAGTTAAATCCGCCATTGCCGGGCCGGGTTGCCTATTCATCGGTAACGGTTACAAACGATAAATAA
- a CDS encoding FAD-binding oxidoreductase, translating to MPYQQITLEILAAFKAIVGDANVIANHDDLERYSHDETEDLRYYPEVVTKPNMPQQVAELLKLCNINSIPVTPRGAGTGLSGGALPIMGGLVISMERFNQIINIDEANLQATVEPGVVTETFMNAVAEKGLLYPVDPASKGSCFIGGNVSHGSGGPRVVKYGTIREYVLNLEVVLPNGEIIWTGANTLKYASGYNLTQLFIGSEGTLGIVTKIVTKLIPAPTIDALLMASFATNETACAAVSAIFRAGIIPSALEFMERRGVEWVIEHDGINFTLQNGIEAFLLIEVDGTNQDVIFDACEKINAVLEAYNCKDVLFADTAAQKDELWKLRRIMGVSVKSNSVYKEEDTVVPRAALPQLIKGIKEIGLKYGFESVCYGHAGDGNLHVNIIKGEMSDADWHHKLKDGIREIFELTIKLGGTLSGEHGIGLVQKEFMPLKYSELHLNLMRGIKAVFDPNGIMNPGKIF from the coding sequence ATGCCATACCAGCAAATTACATTAGAGATATTAGCGGCTTTTAAAGCAATTGTGGGTGATGCAAATGTAATTGCCAATCATGATGATTTGGAGCGGTATAGCCATGATGAAACGGAAGACCTGCGTTACTATCCCGAAGTTGTTACTAAGCCCAATATGCCGCAGCAAGTTGCCGAGTTATTAAAACTATGTAATATAAACTCAATCCCTGTTACCCCTCGTGGAGCGGGTACGGGCTTAAGCGGTGGGGCATTACCCATAATGGGCGGGCTGGTGATCAGTATGGAGCGGTTTAATCAAATCATCAACATCGATGAAGCCAACCTGCAGGCTACTGTGGAACCCGGTGTGGTTACTGAAACTTTTATGAATGCAGTGGCCGAAAAGGGTTTGTTGTACCCGGTCGACCCAGCCAGTAAAGGCAGCTGTTTTATTGGCGGTAATGTATCGCATGGATCTGGCGGGCCGAGGGTGGTAAAGTATGGTACCATCCGTGAATATGTTTTGAATCTGGAAGTGGTATTACCAAACGGCGAAATAATCTGGACCGGGGCAAACACGCTAAAATATGCCTCGGGTTATAATCTTACCCAATTGTTTATAGGTTCGGAGGGGACATTGGGTATCGTTACCAAAATCGTAACCAAGCTTATCCCTGCGCCCACAATCGATGCCTTGCTGATGGCTTCATTTGCGACTAACGAGACTGCCTGCGCTGCAGTTTCGGCTATATTCAGGGCGGGGATTATCCCATCCGCGTTGGAATTTATGGAACGCAGGGGAGTGGAATGGGTAATTGAACATGATGGTATCAACTTTACTTTACAAAATGGTATTGAAGCCTTTTTATTGATTGAGGTCGACGGCACCAACCAGGATGTGATCTTCGATGCCTGCGAAAAGATTAATGCTGTGTTAGAAGCCTACAATTGTAAAGACGTACTTTTTGCCGATACTGCCGCACAAAAAGATGAACTATGGAAACTGAGGCGGATTATGGGCGTATCGGTAAAATCAAACTCGGTTTATAAGGAAGAAGATACCGTTGTGCCGCGCGCTGCTTTACCGCAACTGATTAAAGGTATAAAAGAAATTGGCCTGAAATATGGTTTTGAATCGGTTTGCTATGGGCATGCCGGCGATGGCAACCTGCATGTGAATATTATAAAAGGTGAAATGAGCGATGCAGACTGGCACCATAAACTAAAAGATGGCATTCGCGAGATATTTGAATTGACCATCAAATTAGGTGGCACTTTAAGCGGCGAACACGGTATTGGCCTGGTACAAAAAGAATTTATGCCGCTGAAATATTCTGAACTGCACCTTAACCTGATGCGGGGTATAAAAGCTGTCTTCGATCCTAACGGGATAATGAACCCGGGGAAGATATTTTAA
- a CDS encoding acyl-CoA dehydrogenase family protein: MARTDLFESPDYYLMDELLSDEHKLIRQTVRDWVKKEVSPIIEDYAQRAEFPKQLIKGLAEVGAFGPTIPTEYGGAGLDYTAYGIIMQEIERGDSGIRSTASVQGSLVMYPIYAYGSEEQKKKYLPKLASGEIMGCFGLTEPDHGSNPGGMVTNIKDAGDHYILNGAKMWISNAPFADIAVVWAKDETGKIKGIIVERGMEGFSTPETHNKWSLRASATGELVFDHVKVPKENLLPGASGLKGPLGCLNQARYGIAWGALGAAMDCYDTALRYAKERVQFGKPIGGFQLQQKKLAEMITEITKGQLLVWRLGTLKSENRATAAQISMAKRNSVETAINIAREARQMLGGMGITGEYSIMRHMMNLESVVTYEGTHDIHLLITGHDVTGLDAFK, from the coding sequence ATGGCCAGAACAGACCTTTTTGAATCTCCCGATTATTATTTGATGGATGAATTATTATCCGATGAGCATAAACTTATCCGCCAAACCGTACGCGATTGGGTGAAGAAAGAGGTATCGCCGATAATTGAAGACTACGCCCAGCGCGCGGAATTCCCAAAGCAATTGATCAAGGGCCTTGCCGAAGTAGGCGCATTCGGGCCAACTATCCCTACTGAATATGGCGGCGCAGGACTGGATTACACTGCTTATGGTATCATTATGCAGGAAATTGAACGCGGCGACTCGGGCATCCGGTCTACAGCCTCCGTACAAGGCTCGCTGGTGATGTATCCCATTTATGCCTACGGTTCAGAAGAACAGAAAAAGAAGTACCTGCCCAAGCTGGCAAGCGGTGAAATAATGGGCTGTTTTGGCCTTACTGAGCCCGATCATGGTTCAAACCCGGGTGGTATGGTTACCAATATTAAGGATGCGGGCGATCATTACATACTAAATGGTGCCAAAATGTGGATATCGAATGCCCCTTTTGCGGACATTGCAGTGGTATGGGCGAAAGATGAAACCGGTAAGATAAAAGGCATCATTGTTGAGCGGGGTATGGAAGGCTTCAGCACGCCTGAAACCCATAATAAATGGTCGCTGCGGGCGTCGGCTACCGGCGAGTTGGTTTTTGACCATGTTAAAGTACCTAAAGAAAACCTACTGCCGGGTGCGTCGGGGTTGAAAGGGCCATTAGGTTGTTTGAATCAGGCCCGCTACGGCATTGCCTGGGGAGCATTAGGGGCTGCTATGGATTGCTATGACACCGCCTTGCGTTACGCTAAAGAGCGGGTACAATTTGGCAAACCAATAGGCGGCTTCCAGTTACAGCAAAAAAAATTAGCTGAAATGATTACCGAGATCACTAAAGGCCAATTATTGGTATGGCGCCTGGGCACTTTAAAAAGCGAAAACAGGGCTACGGCGGCACAAATATCTATGGCTAAGCGCAACAGTGTTGAAACAGCCATAAATATTGCACGCGAAGCCCGGCAGATGCTGGGAGGCATGGGCATTACCGGTGAGTATTCGATTATGCGGCATATGATGAATTTAGAATCGGTGGTAACTTATGAAGGGACGCATGACATTCATTTATTAATTACCGGACATGATGTTACCGGCCTGGATGCCTTTAAGTGA
- a CDS encoding Hsp20/alpha crystallin family protein gives MTLVKFNNGHKQAVNPWFSDVFNGIANDSFINDRLLTKVPAVNIAETENEFHIELAAPGLKKEDFKISLDKDVLSVSVEKKTEATDETKKYSKREYSYKSFVRSFTLPDSVDYAKIDAEYTDGILKLNIAKKEEAKVQSREIAVK, from the coding sequence ATGACTTTAGTAAAATTTAACAACGGACACAAACAGGCAGTTAACCCTTGGTTCAGTGATGTATTTAATGGAATAGCTAACGATTCGTTTATTAACGATAGGCTATTGACCAAAGTGCCTGCCGTAAACATAGCTGAAACTGAGAACGAATTCCACATTGAACTGGCTGCTCCAGGTTTAAAGAAAGAAGATTTCAAGATCAGCTTGGATAAAGATGTGTTGAGCGTATCGGTAGAAAAAAAGACCGAAGCAACTGACGAAACTAAAAAATACAGCAAACGCGAATATAGCTATAAATCATTCGTAAGGTCATTCACCTTGCCTGATAGCGTAGACTATGCAAAAATTGATGCAGAATATACCGATGGTATATTGAAACTAAATATTGCTAAAAAAGAAGAAGCAAAAGTTCAGTCACGCGAAATTGCTGTTAAATAA